The Leptospira brenneri genomic sequence TGGAAGGTGATTTGGACGAATTGATTGATGCCTTGGTGCAAGAGGATCGTTCCAAACGATTGGCAGAGGCAAAAGCCTAAAAAAACTTTCCAAATTCCTTTGGAATTCGATTGATTCAGGCCGTTTGAATGTTATAAAAGATAGGTCAGGAATTTCCTTTAAATGAATCAATTGAAAGTTACAATATCCATTCTTAGTTTTGTAAGTTTATTATTTGGAAATTGTAAACCTGCCAGTAATAATGATCCATTTAGTGACAATTTATTTTATGTACTTCTACTAAATGCAATCGCAAATGGGAGAGAAGAAGACTGTTATTTTTCCTCTGCTGGTGTTAACGGGGATGCCTTGTATAATGACCAATGGCATTTACAAAACTTGGGCCAACTGGGAGGGACTGTCGGTGAAGATGCCAACGTTAATCCTGTTTGGAATCAAGGTGCATCTGGGAACCAAGTGATTGTCAGTGTTGTAGACGATGGACTTGACATTAGACATGAAGATCTCTCATCGAATATTTCTGTCACAGCCCGTGGATTAAATCTTCTAAACAATACAATATACCCAACACATTCTTATTCGACTAGTTTTCATGGAACTGCGGTTGGTGGAGTGATTGCCGCTAGAGGTAATAATTTTGTTGGGGTTCGTGGAGCTGCCCCCTGTTCTAAGTTAGTTGGTGTAAACATTTTAGAGAAATCTACAATTTATTCCTCCGATGAATATAGAGCGATGATTAACGAATCATCCCGCGTTTCTATCTCTAATAATAGTTGGGGCTCTCCTGATGGCTATGGTTGGTTATGGCCTTCCAGTTCTCTTTGGCAACAAGGTGTCAGAGAAGGTCTGTTAAATGGGAAAACGGGTAAGGGTACCGTATATGTCTGGGCTGCCGGCAACGGTGCTAATGGAGGGACAATTTCTTCACCTGTTCTCGTTGATGATGCGAATTATGATGGTCAGGCAAATTTTTACGGTGTGATGGCCATTGGTGGGATTGGCCAAGATGGTAAAAAAGCAAACTATTCAGAATCGGGAGCCAATCTTTGGGTTGTGGCGCATACACAAGGAAACAATGCAACCGCTTATACGACTGCTATTTCTACTACGGATGCTTCAGGTTCTTTTGGACTCAATACAGGAAGTAGTTCTGGAGATTATTCACAATCAAGTTATACAAAAAAATTCAATGGAACTTCTTCCGCAACACCATTGGCAGCTGGAGTGATTTCGCTTTTGCTAAGTAAATATCCTAATTTATCATGGCGCGACGTACGGGAGTTAGTTGCTTACTCAGCAAGAAAAAATGATCCAGCAGACGGTGATTGGACCACGAATGGGGCAGGTTTAAATATCAATCACAAATATGGTTTTGGTGCCGTGGACGCGACGAGTTTACTGACGAGAGCAGGAACTTGGACTCCAATCACAGCAACTCACAGTTCTTACATTCTACCGGTGCTTTCACCAAACACACCGATCCCTGACAATGACCTAGTGACTGGTGCCACTGTGAATTACCCGGTAAGTACCTCTTACACATATATTGAATATGTAGATGTTGAATTTACCTCCAATCATACTTACTTTCCGGAATTGTATATTCTTATTACGTCACCTAGTGGAACGACAAGTTTCTTGTCTGTGCCACATGCTTGTGCCAATCCCTATAACAATTCTCTTTGTTCAACGGGAAATACATCAATTGCTTCAATGACAGGATCTTCTACTTACCGATTTGGATTAGCTCGTAATTTAGGAGAAAATCCAAATGGAAATTGGACGATCCAAGTATATGATGCAAGTGCCACAGACACAGGATCAATTAACTCAGTTCGGTTACAAATTTACGGTAGGTAAAATATGAATAAATCTATAATTAAGAATTGTTTTCAATTGATTTACCTTCTAATGGTTGTTTATTGCTTTTCCTTTTCTCTTAGTGCTGACCCGAAAGATCCTCCAAGTTCTATCAGTTTTGTGGAAGGAGGAGTGAAAAAAACATTCTATCGGAATCCAAATGTGGAGGCAGAGTTTGTGGAACCAGGCCAAGCAAAGGAGAGCCAAGAGAAAAATCAAGGCAAACAGGGTGTGAAATCGGGATGGAACATTCGGCCATCGGGAAAACAACTTTTTTCAAAATCCAATAAGTCAACTAACACAAAAGTAACGGAAGTATATTCTACTTCTGTTGGTTCCGGCCCGAGTATTGTTTTGCCAGGAATTTTAATTGTTACTTTTTCGAGTGATCAATCTCGGGAATCTTTGGAGCGAATTTCAAAAAAATACGGGGTCCAACTTCAGAATCAATTTTCACCTAGGCTTGCAAGTTTCCAAACAGAACCAGGTTTTTTATCTGTGGAAAAAGCAAATGAATTGCTTTCGGAATCAAATGTATTAGAAGCTTATCCAGATACAGCTGTAGAAAAAAGTTTAAAATAGAATTCGCATAACAAATACTATCGATTACATCGCTAGATAAAAATACATTAACTTCAAAATTTCATGTTTTCTAACTGGTTTGGAAAGGTAGGATGTAATTCCTGCTAAGAAACTTTTGCTAATATCTTCTTTTTGAACATTCGCTGATATTGCAATGATAGGAATTGCATTTGTTGCAGTTGTTTGGTTGGCAATCTCGATTTTTCTAATCTCTCTTGTTGCTTCTAATCCATCCATTTCGGGCATTTGCATATCCATTAAAATGATATCGAATTTTTGTGATTTGAAATTTTCTAGGGCTTGCCTACCATTATAAGCAGTGACAATTTCAATTGGATATTTGCGGAAAAAAGTTTTGATAATAAATATATTTTCTTCTGAATCTTCTGCGAGTAGAACTTTGCAAGTTGGGAAG encodes the following:
- a CDS encoding S8 family serine peptidase, whose product is MNQLKVTISILSFVSLLFGNCKPASNNDPFSDNLFYVLLLNAIANGREEDCYFSSAGVNGDALYNDQWHLQNLGQLGGTVGEDANVNPVWNQGASGNQVIVSVVDDGLDIRHEDLSSNISVTARGLNLLNNTIYPTHSYSTSFHGTAVGGVIAARGNNFVGVRGAAPCSKLVGVNILEKSTIYSSDEYRAMINESSRVSISNNSWGSPDGYGWLWPSSSLWQQGVREGLLNGKTGKGTVYVWAAGNGANGGTISSPVLVDDANYDGQANFYGVMAIGGIGQDGKKANYSESGANLWVVAHTQGNNATAYTTAISTTDASGSFGLNTGSSSGDYSQSSYTKKFNGTSSATPLAAGVISLLLSKYPNLSWRDVRELVAYSARKNDPADGDWTTNGAGLNINHKYGFGAVDATSLLTRAGTWTPITATHSSYILPVLSPNTPIPDNDLVTGATVNYPVSTSYTYIEYVDVEFTSNHTYFPELYILITSPSGTTSFLSVPHACANPYNNSLCSTGNTSIASMTGSSTYRFGLARNLGENPNGNWTIQVYDASATDTGSINSVRLQIYGR